The Tachyglossus aculeatus isolate mTacAcu1 chromosome 15, mTacAcu1.pri, whole genome shotgun sequence DNA window gggtacctgggttcaaattctggctccaccacctggctgctgtgACCTCGCTTAAGTCAGTTaacgtctcggtgcctcagtttcctcatttgtaaaatggggattcaatacctattctctctctctctctctctctctctctctctctctctctctctctctctgtcttaaaCTCAGCAACAGGGactgtataataattatggcatttgttaagcgcttactatatgccaggcactgtctaagcattggggtggatacaagcaaatcgggtcagagtgagtccctctcccatgtggagcacacagtctcaatccctatttcacagatgaggtaactgaggcacagagaagtgaagtgacttgcccaagacaagtggcggagctgggattagaacccatgacctctgactccaggcccatgcgctatccactacgccatactgctccCCGTGTATGCTGTCCAAGCTTCTTAccatgtgtttagaacagtcagtgcttggcgtataataagcacttagaccctacaattattattatttattattaaaataaattatgctgAAACCTACAGTGGAACTGGGGATCCTCATCGTGGAAAATCAGTATCTGGCAAAACCGTACTTTGCTAAAATAATATTAAGAGGTCTTCTGGATTAGTCTAGTGTTTTTGTTCGAATGGGCCTTGATCCTCCTAATCTTGCCCTCTTTCCTTGTTCCTCTTTTGAGCCTCCAGATCTTTCCCAGCAAGTAATCACCACCTGTTTTCCATTCAGGAAACTACAAAGTTGGATAATCCCTTACATGAACCAGCTTCTATTGTTGGATTACTTTATCATCTGGGACTCTTATTCATTAATCAGTCAGTTAAAAACAAAGCTAAAACTATTTGGTCCCCGCTTAGTGCCAACCGCAGTCTGCAAAGAACCAATTCTGTGTAATCTGAATAGTGAGAATACAGATTACTGATGATGCAATCTTCAGGCACCGCGTGGGGTTATCGCTGTTCAGTTAAGAGAGGTTGGAGGGCACGTTGGTGGAGAAAAACAGATCCCGGACTTGCCTCAGGAGGTCATGTTGGTTTGGGAATGGCAAGCAGGATAAGCCAGCCGCActgtgaggaaaccaaggaacacGCTAACTCCGCGTCACGGAGCCATCAAGTTGGaacttttcattttaaatgagctaggcatggtactaagtgctgggttagattcgAGCTAATAAGGGCGAACACGGCccatgtcccgtgtggggctcacagtcttaatccccattttacagatgaggtaactgcccaaCTTGGAACGCATGAACAAATATGTCTTACGGTCACCTTTCCCTGAGTGCCTGATTAGCTTAACCATGTCAAGAGTGCAATGAATGTCACAGGGGATTAAGTCTGCTGGCAAGCTCCAAGTTCCTTGCCAGTCGGGGTGTAATTAAGATGTctatgagcattcattcattcagtcgtatttattgagcacttactgtgtgcagggcactgtactaagagcttgggaagtccaagttggcaacatatagaggcggtccccacccaacagcagctcagtctagaagggggagacagacaaggaaacaaaatatattaacaaaataaaataaatagaatagtaaatatgtacaagtaaaatagagtaataaatctgtacaaacatatatacaggtgctgtggggaggggaaggaggtaaggcggggggatggggagggggaagggaatgtttcttctaattctgttgtactggactcgcccaagtgctcagaatagtgctctgcacatagttagtgttcagtaaataccattgattgattaaagggaagGGTAACTTGGAACGGTGATGGAactgggaaaatgagggcttagttggggaaggatgtaagctcgttgtgggcacggaataataataataataattatggcacttcttaagcacttactatgtgccaagcactggggtagatacaaggttatcaggttattcattcattcaatcatatttattgagcgcttactgtgtgccgagcactgtactaagcacttgggaagtccaagttggcaacatatagagacggtccctacccaacagtgggctcacagtctagaaggttatcccgtttggggctcacagtcttagtccccattttacagatgaggtaactgaggcccagagaagtgattttcccaaggtcacacagcagacaagtggcggagccggaattagaacccatgaccttccgactcccaagcccctgcataCGAGGTGGTCATAGAAGAGTTTCCTGATAAAGCAGGTTAAGGTGCCTATTCACTAAATGCTCAAATTTAGGGACGGGGCGCCAAAATTGGGTTCCTCTTTCCAGGCAGGACACCCTAAGGAAAGACAAAATTCCATCTGTGTGTCTCTTTACGGTCACAGgcccagggctctgaacacagtcagcgcCGATAAACAGCATGGGTGGATTTATCGGGTCCCCACGGGGAGCAATTGGGTGCTCTCTAAAAAGAGTCATTATTTAAGGGAGGGATTGAAGATGGAGTGAAAGGTGTTTCTGGATGCTGGAGATTGGGGGGCCTGAGCCGGGCTGAAGCGGAGGGGGAGGTGTCCCTGAAAAAGCACACTGTTGTTTGCGTTCAGAAATGAAATTAAAGCCCTGAAAAGTGGACTGGCAGATTGGGTCTGTTCTCCAGCCCTCCCGCACTTCCCTGGCTTGCTTCCAGCATTTCTAAACCTTCAGTAGGGGAAGTGCCGGCGGCACAACCAGTTCTGTAGATAAAGCCACCGGAGCCGTGGGCGCTGGTATTTAGAAAGGGGAATGTTCTCTCTGACAAAAGGGATCCATCAGGAAAGGTGGAGGGGATTCCGGCCCTGAAGGttgggaaggaagaggatggAACCCAGAGGAGCAGATCTCGGACCAACCACGGTGGCTCCGAGGAAAGGCCTAGTGAGGGGGGAGGTGGCTGTAATCGCTCGGACTGGAgggggtgagaggagagaggaaatggtTTTGTGAGGGGAAGTTTGGGCCATaaacttccctccttttcccccaaccGGCTGACTGCTGTGTCTCAGGGGTCTCTGCCCTTTCCAGCGAGCTAGATGAGGTAGTTGTACCCATCCCTGGGCAGCAGCTGCTCCTGCTCCATCCTGCTGCCCCGCGtgtctcccccctcgcccccaaagAGGCAGATCCCAGGGCACTTGCCATAAAGTAAGGGACAGCCCAGATGGTCTTACTCTCTGGACCATGTACAATCTGGGGGTTGATTGAGGGGATGGCAGAAGAAAAAATCAGTAACTGCCTGGAGTTTGCTCAAATGAGTCAACGATAGCCCCTCAGCGTCCACTGGTGTATCTCATATAAGTAACAGCATTTAAGGAATGGTGGTAAGCTTTTTCtcatgaaaaaaacaacaacccaacaAAAAGAGCTCAGAGGACTTCAGACGGGAGTGATGCTGCCACGTTCTCATGTTAGCGGCTCCTTGGGTGGATGTAATTGGTCCCCGAGCTTCAGACTTCAGGAAGTAGTTGACACCAAAGTGGCCATTGCCGGTTGTCGTGCTCTGTCTCTGCTTGCCGGGCGGATGTAAACACGTAGGTAAAATCCCAGGACAAAGGTCAGCGGCTAACCGAATCGCGCGCCTGTCTACGTGTCTGCCGTTTCCATAGTTCCTCATCGTTCCCGCTATTGTGGGCAGTGCCCTTCTCCACCGGCTCTCTGACGACCGCTGGGAAAAGATAACGGCATGGATTTACGGGATGGGCCTCTGCACCCTCTTCATCGTGTCCACGGTGTTCCACATCGTGACGTGGAAGAAGAGTCACTTGAGGTACGGTGGTGCCACCGGCGGGGAGGCCGAGCTTTGTGCGGGCAAGGACTCGCCCCATTCCCCTTTGCCAGTTTAAAGCAGAGGAGGGTCCCTCCCCTCTGGTTAGCCGACCTGGCATCTCCCCGCTCCTTGCATTTTCTCAGCCTGGGATGGAGCCTAGCTACCTGCCGTACTGGTGTTAGCATCAGACGCGTTACTCTAAGGGAGCGGGACAGGGAAGGGTCCTGGAGAGTCCAGGCAGGCTGGGGTTTTTTGTAGAGTGGAAGTTCCATGCAGGCAGGGATCAAATCCGGGAGATCAGCCATCACAATGTCTCCCTGTcagttcctctctgcctcccgtcgTCTGATTAAAAACAAAGCAGCAAAATTGGGGATGCattgagccaacttgtacttcccaagcgcttagtacagtgctctgcgcacagtaagcgctcaataaatacgattgatgatgatgatgattgagcgacAGTCACCACTGCAGTGTACGAGAGGGATGGCTCCGACTGGGTTTTATTAGACACCCCTCCAGCTTTCTGGCCCAGTCCCGAAGCTGAGGTCCCCTGGTCTCGGTACCATCAGGCTGCGTGTCCCCTGACTTGGTGGGCGGTGCATAGAGATAAGACTCCtgattgtcaatcagtcagtggtatctgttggatgcttacagtgtactgagcactgtactaagtgcttgggagagtatagcgcagtagacaggatccctgccctcaacgaacaTTCAGTCTcttaggggagacaggcagtaaaacATGACAGATAGGGAAAGTGGCAAGTTACTCCATTATGTTTCCATCGTGGATGGTAACACCTTGGCCAGCAATGGACTCTCCGGCTTCAAACCTCCATCGTGGAGAGATGCTCCTtggtttattgaaggcatatctcctccaagagaccttccctaagccctcttttccgtttattcaactcccttctgtcatctatgcactcgctccctttattcaagcgcttagtacagtgctctgcacacaataagcgctcaataaatacgattgattgattgattcatcccttgAAGCCCCataatatttatgtacatatctgtaatttacttatattaatatctccccctctgagagagaatgtgagcagggaatgtgtccatttattgttaaattgtactctcccaaacgcttagtttcagtgctctacacacagtaagcgctcaataaataccattgaatggttTCCCTGCAAGCTCATTGCTTTCAAGGCCTTAGCTAGACAAGTATCCGAGACCCCGGGTAAAACCTGACAGATTAGAACctggtccagtcaatcaatcaagggtatttatggagtgctttctaagtgcagagcattgtactaagcacttgggagaatacagtacaacagaattagcagaaactttccctgcctgtaattaagcgttcaataaatacgattgaatgaatgaatgaatgagtttacagtctcaacagGGGCTAGAACCTAGAAATACTGTTCCTCCTAAATTTGGAAAACTGTAAGGGAAAACTTCTTGTCTCTCCACAAGGTAGCTCTGCCATACGTGCAGTGGAATGACCCTGGTTCTggtaacctgggttctagtcctgattctggactaatggtattaagtgcttactgtgtgccaggcactgtactaagcgcttgggaagtacaagtcggcatcagtcaatcgtatttaccgagtgcttactgttcattcattcattcattcaatcgtatttattgagcgcttactgtgtgcagaacactgtactaagcacttgggaagtacaagttagcaacatatacagtccctacccaacaacgggctcacagtctagaagggggagacagacaacaaaacaaaatatatttaacaaaataaaataaataaaatagcactgtacgaagcgcatagggaagtacattataacaatataacaggtacattccctgcccacagtgagcttacagtctagagggggacacaaacatcagtataaataaataaattacagatatgtacataagcaccgtggggctgggagggggcgagtcagggtgacgcaaaagggagttgaaaaagaggaaaagagggttccttggaggagatgtgcctccaataaaacCTTGAACagcggggagagtaatggtctataatcaattcctccagTGTCAGCACCGAGCCACACCTGTCCCTTCCGGATAGGGAACTCCATCGTCTTCCCGAGCTGCGCGGACCATTTCTGAGTTATCCCCAAGGCAGCTGATGGCTTTCAATTGCTTCACGGCCAGTGAAGCTTTAAAATGTGCTGGCATGAAACTTAAATCGCAACGGCTCTTAGCATGTCTTTAGCGTCAACCAGCCTTGAGAGCCTCTCTCACAGCTGTCCGAAAATAGAAAATGCAacatggggggcgggggaagggtggGAATTCTTTATTTTGATGTGAGTACATACGCCTGAATAACTTCTCTCACCCACCAGGACAATGGAGCAGTGTTTCCACATGTGTGACAGAATGGTGATCTATTTTTTCATTGCAGCTTCCTATGCACCATGGTAAGCAGTGGCTTTATTTCTCAGAGTGCAGCGTGCAGGCTGTAGTGGTTTGGGATGCTGGGGTTTTATATTTCTGTGTTCTTTTCTTATTTAAGAGTCACTGGGCTAGCTCGGTCTGTCACCAGGACAtcaatgtacagtgctctgcacatagtaggcgctcaataaatacgattgatgatcaatgAACCCACGAGCCCAGAGGCAGCCAGGTTTGCTTCCCGTTGATCCGGAAGCGACACAGCCAGGTTTGTTTCCTGAAGCACCCTTTCAGAGGGGTCAGGGCAGTCATTTTGCGGACACCgctgcactgcactaaacccagTAGCCTGAAAGCATTGATGCGTCTCCCAAAGTGTCTGCTTCATCACTGGGGAGAGACGAAAACTGAGCTCAGTGTCCCAATCCAAGACTTGGCCTTCAGAGTTGCTgttatcattcatccattcattcatttgtatttattgagtgcttactgtgtgcaaagcaatgtactaagcgcttgggagagtacagcacaaccataagaagacacattctctgcccacagtgagcttatagtctcgtCGGGATTGGTTTCAAGAGGTATCTCGCTCTCCAGTCATCCCTCGgacagtggtagtagtaataataataataataataataatagcatttagtaagtgcttactatgtgccaagcaatgttctaagtgctggggaggttacaaggtgatcgggttgtcccacggggggctcacagtcttaatcccattttcgagatgacgtaactgaggcacagagaagttgagtgacgtgccccaagtcacacagctaacaattggcggagctgggatggccAGAGGTTGCCTGAATTTGCTTTCTGGGCACAAAGTACTGTATTGGTGCTTTGGATTTGAGTTTTCTTGAGTCTACTGAAGAAATGAAGGGAAGTGTTGCCATGGCCAGAGAAAGCCGTCACCTTCGTTCTTCTATCCACTTTTGAGGGGGCGGTGTAGCTGAAACTGTATCCCCCTCCTCGTCAACGACCCCTCTCTATTGGATTTTATTGAAGACCCTCTGGGAACTTTCCACCCTTTCCACAATGTTACCAGAACACAAGGAGGCAGGTAGGCGCGTTTTCCCCTCTGGGAAAGAGACAAGCTCACAGGGTACGGCCAGCTCAAAATCGCGCCCCACCTCCCACTTCCCATTCATGGAAGTGGGCGCCAGGAACCAGTTGgcaaacagcgtggtctagtggatagaacacgggcctgggagttggaaggaactgggttctaatctcggctccgccacttgcctgctgtgtgactttaggcaagagctagctctcttcctcccttcaaggccctgctgagagctcacctcctccaggaggccttcccagactgagccccttccttcctctccccctcgtccccctctccgtcccccccatcttacctccttcccttccccacagcacctgtatatatgtatatatgtttgtacatatttattactctattttacttgtacatatctattctatttattttattttgttagtatgtttggttttttttttttttctctgtctccctcttttagactgtgagcccagtgttgggtagggactgtatatgttgccaatttgtacttcccaagcacttaataccgtgctgtgcacatagtaagcgctcaataaatatgattgattgatttaggcaagtcacttcacttctctgggcctcagttacttcatctgtaaaatggcttagGACTGTGAACAGGAACTGTgaataggacaggaactgtgtccaacacttagtagaatgcctggcacatagtaaacccttagcaagaaccacaattattattattaaaaccccgtTTGGGCCTGACGTGAAGATTGGCTTACAAATCTGGATTCCCCCTCTTGTCTTGGAAAACGAAAAGTGATTCCACTTGCATTCAGCGGGCAGGAGGGTGGTGTTCCCCCTGACTGCCTCGGTAGATGGAGGTGAGTCGAGGGCGTCTTTCCCACTCCGTGACGGCGGCTGCTTCATTTCACCTCTCGTTTTTTAGGCTGAACCTCCGAGAGCTGGGACCCCTCGCCTCGCACATGCGGTGGTTTATCTGGCTCATGGCTGCCGGCGGGACAGTTTACGTGTTTCTCTACCACGAAAAGTAAGAGCTGATTCCCCGAGCGTAGTTATCATTCCTGACCGACTAAAAGCCACCgtgacctgttctctcttcctcttggaaacttagtgcagtgctctgcacacagtaagcgctcaataaatacgactgattgattgggaactgAACCAGCCCGCCTGCTCTCTGAGAGTGACTTGAAATCCAAACTACAATAAAAGTACCTTTTCTCACTTGGGAGCAAACACCCCATCGTTTTCGGGGAGAAATAAGTATGATCGTAGGTGCTGTGTGTCCACTTACTGGTAAGAAAAGatcatggacagagcacgggcctgggactcagaaggacccgggttccaatcctgactctgacacatgtctgctgggtgaccttgggtaagtcatttcacttctctgggcctcatttacctcatctgtaaaataacaatgatagtatttgttaagcgccgggggggatacaaggtaatcgcgttgtcccacatggagctcacagtcttcattccctttttacagatgaggtaactgaggcacagagaagtcaagtgacttgctcaaagtcacagagctgacaatcaatcaatcaatcgtatttattgagtgcttactgtgtgcagagcactgtactaagcgcttgggaagtacaagttggcaacatatagagacagtccctacccaacagtgggctcacagtctaaaagggggagacagagaacaaaagcaaacatactaacaaaataaaataaatagaatagatatgtacaagtaaaatagagtaataaatatgtacaaacatatatacagtggcagagccgggattaaaatggggattaagagtctgagccccatgtggaacaaggacaatGCCCACCCTGATgaaattgtgtctaccccagcaattagaacagtgcttggcacacagtaagtgcttaacaagtaccataattattattattattctgggagaaACACCAGCCGTCAATCTTGAGGGGTTTTTGCTGGGGACTGTTTGTGGGCCCCCGTACGGGCAGTGCTTCCTACCAAATTAACCAGAACTCTCGATCcttttctgaaaaaaattcaTCCAGTTGGCAGCCCCGTGCATTTCACTTTGTTTGTACCTTATCTCTCCAGGTATAAGGTGGTCGAGCTCCTTTTCTACCTGACCATGGGGTTTTCTCCTGCTGTCGTCGTGACATCAATGGTATGAAATGTGACggttctcatagagaagcagcatggctcactggaaagagcatgggctttggagtcagagatcatgggttcaaatcccgactccaccaattgtcagctgtgtgactttgggcaagtcacttaacttctctgggcctcagttgcctcat harbors:
- the MMD gene encoding monocyte to macrophage differentiation factor → MNHRAPANTRYKPTCYEHAANCYTHAFLIVPAIVGSALLHRLSDDRWEKITAWIYGMGLCTLFIVSTVFHIVTWKKSHLRTMEQCFHMCDRMVIYFFIAASYAPWLNLRELGPLASHMRWFIWLMAAGGTVYVFLYHEKYKVVELLFYLTMGFSPAVVVTSMSNTEGLEELAWGGLIYCLGVVFFKSDGIIPFAHAIWHLFVATAAAVHYYAIWKYLYLNSSDIIRHL